From Catellatospora citrea, one genomic window encodes:
- a CDS encoding Rv0361 family membrane protein has translation MADAAEPKERGLVPGLVIVVLLLCVGTPAWVLYRQWADPRTKAGMTEAATAYLDALRDADYPAAYRWVCASEQQKYPLDQWTRYHVEPDIASYEITDVVIEDLTEAPTSYSVDAEVRYADGRTQRWHYVLYDESDGWRICYETGIARPNR, from the coding sequence ATGGCCGACGCTGCGGAGCCGAAGGAACGCGGGCTGGTCCCCGGCCTGGTGATCGTCGTGTTGCTGCTGTGCGTGGGCACCCCGGCGTGGGTGCTCTACCGCCAGTGGGCCGACCCGCGGACGAAGGCGGGCATGACCGAGGCCGCCACGGCCTATCTCGACGCGCTCCGCGACGCCGACTACCCCGCCGCCTACCGGTGGGTCTGCGCGAGCGAGCAGCAGAAGTATCCGCTGGACCAGTGGACCCGCTACCACGTCGAGCCCGACATCGCGAGCTACGAGATCACCGACGTCGTGATCGAGGATCTGACGGAGGCGCCCACGAGCTATTCCGTCGACGCCGAGGTCCGCTATGCCGACGGCCGGACCCAGCGGTGGCACTACGTGCTGTACGACGAGAGCGACGGCTGGCGCATCTGCTACGAGACCGGCATCGCGCGGCCCAACCGGTAG
- a CDS encoding ion transporter, producing the protein MSRLLERSPQVEAAAEQPSPTPGITAWCARVAASRGFEVTIVVAIAANAVLLGLETYPDLRSAGWLNALEWLFRAVFVAEIAVRLLSYGRRPQDFFRHGWNVFDLAVVAAAFVPGLHGDSAILRVIRIARVVRLMRFMPGLRTIVTALLRSLPGVGGFLALAVVTLYIYGMAGWLIFAEHQPEQYGTIGSAVLTLFVLLSLENLPDLIEQGMALSPWTVVFYISYVLITANLLVNILVGVIINSMEEARRLEQEPAPGAGSDSDARSDDVDRAMMARRLADMRALLDDLERDMRVGR; encoded by the coding sequence ATGAGCCGGCTTCTCGAACGCAGCCCGCAGGTCGAGGCCGCGGCTGAACAACCGTCACCGACTCCCGGGATCACGGCCTGGTGCGCCAGGGTCGCCGCATCCCGTGGCTTCGAGGTCACGATCGTGGTCGCCATCGCGGCCAACGCCGTGCTCCTGGGCCTGGAGACCTATCCCGACCTGAGGTCGGCCGGCTGGCTGAACGCGCTGGAGTGGCTGTTCCGGGCGGTGTTCGTCGCCGAGATCGCGGTCCGCCTGCTCAGCTACGGCAGGCGCCCGCAGGACTTCTTCCGGCACGGCTGGAACGTCTTCGACCTGGCGGTCGTCGCCGCGGCGTTCGTTCCGGGCCTGCACGGCGACTCGGCCATCCTGCGGGTCATCCGGATCGCGCGGGTGGTGCGGCTGATGCGCTTCATGCCGGGCCTGCGCACCATCGTCACCGCGCTGCTGCGCAGCCTGCCGGGGGTGGGCGGCTTCCTCGCCCTGGCGGTCGTCACGCTCTACATCTACGGCATGGCCGGCTGGCTGATCTTCGCCGAGCACCAGCCCGAGCAGTACGGCACGATCGGCAGCGCCGTGCTCACCCTGTTCGTGCTGCTGTCGCTGGAGAACCTGCCCGACCTCATCGAGCAGGGCATGGCGCTGTCCCCGTGGACCGTCGTCTTCTACATCAGCTACGTGCTCATCACCGCGAACCTGCTGGTCAACATCCTGGTCGGCGTCATCATCAACTCGATGGAGGAGGCCCGGCGGCTGGAGCAGGAGCCGGCGCCGGGCGCCGGATCCGACAGCGACGCCAGGTCCGACGACGTCGACCGGGCCATGATGGCCCGGCGGCTGGCGGACATGCGGGCACTCCTCGACGACCTGGAACGGGACATGCGCGTGGGCCGGTAG
- a CDS encoding helix-turn-helix transcriptional regulator yields MPMMLFGREPQVRLLQSAADEAAAGRGSATLVEGESGIGKSALLDTVAAYCDRLGMRVLRAAGEQLEQDLPFAVAGACLDVLTTGGEPGRARVAALLRGEGADRQPGAAGHDFVVTEAMLDLVDEWCADGPVAVIVDDVQWADPQSIVVLHRLCRGIGQYPLLVVISAAPEPRGEAMGALVRSMVAKGAQRMTLSPLAQQAAAELVEAAVGAPAGPQLARLVAAVGGHPLYLAELVAGLVRDGALRISGGRAETDLDTPPAASLQAMIMSRLGPLPAPTKAVLHKAAALGGPVDLPLLAAVLDLPVLELADACAAATGAGLLVETEAGLQFRHDLIRQGLAVQTPSPVRDALHLRAAQVLMDRGADVEQIAEHLAQADHAEHGQWLMDVAPQLTVRAPALAVTLLRAAAADAADEATATSLHIALIRALLWAGQTDEAEQILHDQLAAYQSSAVRTQLLELRMDGYFRQGRLQQAAAAGEDAARLAPVHPGRLFGFAAVCRLLLGEFGEGDRLAGEALRSGLASGDAVAQAYGHNTLAVLRFAQNRVQEALDLNADAMRALDHTDGGLIVDPLVVRAMCLFAQDHPAELDQVLDAAMRRNHDTGGFYLTTAQLLRANVLFLRGRWDDALAEIRTSLDSPDPLCQAPALHGLAAMVAMHRGQTRTLDAELATLATSTPLETRFTAPLRWAHSLAAETDSGPGTALDILYPLWEQPPTFSPRCIGYRLCADLARFAHAAGDTARLQVLVDTTAELLTGQPIASLEGTVAFCRGLRHDDPSQLLAAAASFARAEWPLYEGYAREYAAVVLAGDGRLKPARDELASAVALYTGLDAARDIDRARARARQAGIRQGVRGPRGRPKHGWAALSDTEYKVAMAVAEGRSNPDIAAQMFLSPRTVQSHVSSILAKLGLRSRVEIAVGAATAEHREAMAGRRAPDGEPAR; encoded by the coding sequence ATGCCGATGATGCTGTTCGGCCGCGAGCCGCAGGTACGACTGCTGCAGTCGGCGGCGGACGAGGCTGCGGCGGGGCGGGGCTCGGCGACCCTGGTCGAGGGCGAGTCGGGCATCGGCAAGTCGGCGCTGCTGGACACGGTCGCGGCATACTGCGACCGGCTGGGGATGCGGGTCCTGCGCGCGGCGGGGGAGCAGCTGGAGCAGGACCTGCCGTTCGCGGTCGCCGGTGCGTGCCTGGACGTGCTGACGACCGGCGGCGAGCCCGGCCGGGCGCGGGTGGCTGCGCTGCTGCGCGGCGAGGGCGCCGACCGGCAGCCCGGCGCGGCCGGGCACGACTTCGTCGTCACCGAGGCGATGCTGGACCTGGTCGACGAATGGTGCGCGGACGGGCCGGTGGCGGTGATCGTCGACGACGTCCAGTGGGCAGATCCGCAGAGCATCGTGGTGCTGCACCGGCTGTGCCGCGGCATCGGGCAGTATCCGCTGCTGGTGGTCATCTCCGCCGCGCCGGAACCGCGGGGCGAGGCGATGGGTGCGCTGGTGCGCAGCATGGTCGCCAAGGGCGCGCAACGCATGACGCTGTCGCCGCTGGCGCAGCAGGCGGCGGCCGAACTGGTCGAGGCTGCCGTCGGTGCGCCCGCCGGGCCGCAGCTGGCGCGGCTGGTCGCCGCCGTCGGAGGCCACCCCCTCTACCTGGCGGAGCTGGTGGCCGGACTGGTGCGCGACGGCGCGCTGCGGATCAGCGGCGGCCGCGCCGAGACCGACCTCGACACGCCTCCCGCGGCGTCACTCCAGGCGATGATCATGTCGCGGCTCGGGCCGCTGCCCGCGCCGACCAAGGCGGTCCTGCACAAGGCCGCCGCGCTCGGCGGGCCCGTCGACCTGCCCCTGCTGGCCGCCGTTCTCGACCTACCGGTGCTGGAGCTGGCCGACGCGTGCGCCGCGGCGACCGGTGCGGGGCTGCTGGTCGAGACCGAGGCCGGGCTGCAGTTCCGCCACGACCTGATCCGGCAGGGGCTGGCCGTGCAGACGCCGTCCCCGGTACGCGACGCGCTGCACCTGCGGGCCGCGCAGGTGCTGATGGACCGGGGCGCGGATGTGGAACAGATCGCCGAACACCTCGCCCAGGCCGACCACGCCGAGCACGGCCAGTGGCTCATGGACGTGGCGCCGCAGCTGACCGTGCGCGCGCCGGCTCTGGCGGTGACCCTGCTGCGCGCCGCCGCGGCCGACGCCGCCGACGAGGCGACGGCGACCAGCCTGCACATCGCACTGATCCGGGCCCTGCTCTGGGCGGGCCAGACCGACGAAGCCGAGCAGATCCTGCACGACCAGCTCGCCGCGTACCAGTCGTCGGCCGTCCGCACGCAACTGCTCGAACTGCGGATGGACGGCTACTTCCGGCAGGGGCGCCTGCAGCAGGCCGCGGCCGCCGGCGAGGACGCGGCCCGGCTGGCGCCGGTGCACCCGGGTCGCCTGTTCGGCTTCGCCGCCGTGTGCCGGCTGCTGCTCGGGGAGTTCGGCGAAGGCGACCGCCTGGCCGGCGAGGCGCTGCGATCGGGCCTGGCGTCGGGCGACGCCGTCGCGCAGGCGTACGGCCACAACACACTCGCCGTGCTGCGGTTCGCGCAGAACCGGGTGCAGGAGGCGCTGGACCTCAACGCCGACGCGATGAGGGCCCTCGACCACACCGACGGCGGCCTCATCGTGGACCCGCTCGTGGTACGGGCGATGTGCCTGTTCGCGCAGGACCACCCGGCCGAACTCGACCAGGTGCTCGACGCCGCCATGCGGCGCAACCACGACACGGGCGGGTTCTACCTCACCACCGCGCAACTGCTGCGCGCCAACGTGCTGTTTCTCCGTGGCCGCTGGGACGACGCGCTGGCCGAGATCCGCACCAGCCTGGACAGCCCCGACCCGCTGTGCCAGGCGCCCGCGCTGCACGGCCTGGCCGCGATGGTGGCCATGCACCGCGGCCAGACCCGCACCCTGGACGCAGAGCTGGCCACGCTGGCGACCTCCACTCCGCTGGAGACGAGGTTCACCGCCCCGCTGCGCTGGGCCCACTCGCTGGCGGCGGAGACGGACTCCGGACCCGGCACGGCCCTCGACATCCTGTACCCGCTGTGGGAGCAGCCGCCGACCTTCAGCCCGCGCTGCATCGGCTACCGGCTGTGCGCGGACCTGGCCCGGTTCGCCCACGCGGCCGGGGACACCGCCCGCCTGCAGGTCCTCGTCGACACCACGGCCGAGCTGCTGACCGGGCAACCCATCGCGAGTCTCGAAGGCACCGTCGCGTTCTGCCGGGGGCTGCGGCACGACGACCCGTCGCAGCTACTGGCCGCGGCGGCATCGTTCGCACGGGCCGAATGGCCGCTGTATGAGGGTTACGCCCGCGAGTACGCGGCCGTCGTGCTGGCCGGCGACGGCCGCCTGAAGCCGGCCCGGGACGAGCTGGCGAGCGCGGTGGCGCTCTACACCGGCCTGGACGCCGCACGCGACATCGACCGGGCCCGTGCGCGGGCCCGCCAGGCGGGCATCAGGCAGGGCGTACGCGGCCCACGCGGTCGGCCCAAGCACGGCTGGGCGGCCCTGAGCGACACCGAGTACAAGGTCGCCATGGCGGTCGCCGAGGGCAGGTCCAACCCGGACATCGCCGCGCAGATGTTCCTCTCGCCGCGGACCGTCCAGTCACACGTGTCGAGCATCCTGGCCAAACTCGGTCTGCGGTCGCGCGTCGAGATCGCCGTCGGCGCCGCCACCGCCGAGCACCGCGAGGCGATGGCTGGCCGGCGCGCGCCGGACGGCGAGCCCGCGCGTTAG
- a CDS encoding GGDEF domain-containing protein translates to MKLLRGSGRLARVGPRLALAFVLVSALLPVIGLIAEREQRLAAARDAQAEAQQLARVIAADIADDVHAGRRLDPVKIRAHLDQLRGQLGGDVEIVDLRRDSVAGTAPEGDPRLGVDADGQISATLRDGLARTVTREDTGLPLKLVVVPIRTPADGIVGALLLDYTDLYDEVLSAGAHSRRMTLAAGLAGMAAALGLGWALSRGLVRDIRRLTQTAAMFAEGDYDTRAQVKSRGELRELADALNTMAERIAERRAVLVDLATTDPLTGLPNRRALRTGLDRGLDHARRRGTPLSLILLDLDHFKTINDEHGHLTGDAVLRRVAEILKAHLRSTDLAARYGGEEFAVLLPDTVGDAAMRTAERVRAALSAAPFEFQGHSVRVTASLGVVAYPEHGLTTAELVRRADAALYTAKRAGRDRVHGPPAP, encoded by the coding sequence GTGAAGCTCCTGCGCGGGTCGGGTCGGCTCGCCCGGGTCGGCCCGCGGCTGGCGTTGGCGTTCGTGCTGGTGTCCGCGCTGCTGCCGGTGATCGGCCTGATCGCCGAACGCGAGCAGCGGCTGGCGGCCGCCCGTGACGCGCAGGCCGAGGCGCAGCAGCTCGCCCGGGTGATCGCCGCCGACATCGCCGACGACGTCCACGCCGGCCGCCGGCTGGATCCCGTGAAGATCCGGGCGCACCTGGACCAGCTGCGCGGCCAGCTCGGCGGTGACGTCGAGATCGTCGACCTGCGTCGCGACAGTGTCGCCGGCACCGCGCCCGAGGGCGACCCGCGCCTGGGCGTCGACGCGGACGGCCAGATCTCCGCCACGCTGCGCGACGGGCTCGCCCGCACCGTCACCCGCGAGGACACCGGACTGCCGCTCAAGCTGGTCGTCGTCCCGATCCGCACCCCGGCCGACGGGATCGTCGGCGCGTTGCTGCTGGACTACACCGACCTGTACGACGAGGTGCTGTCCGCCGGCGCACACAGCCGCAGAATGACGCTGGCCGCAGGCCTGGCCGGCATGGCGGCGGCACTCGGGTTGGGCTGGGCGCTCTCGCGGGGGCTGGTCCGCGACATCCGCCGACTCACCCAGACGGCCGCCATGTTCGCCGAGGGCGACTACGACACCCGGGCGCAGGTGAAGTCCCGCGGCGAGCTGCGAGAGCTCGCCGACGCGCTCAACACGATGGCCGAACGCATCGCGGAGCGCAGAGCGGTGCTGGTCGACCTGGCGACGACCGATCCGCTGACCGGACTGCCCAACCGTCGTGCGCTGCGCACCGGCCTGGACCGCGGTCTCGACCACGCCCGGCGGCGCGGCACCCCGCTGTCGCTGATCCTGCTCGACCTCGACCACTTCAAGACGATCAACGACGAGCACGGACATCTTACCGGCGACGCCGTGCTGCGGCGGGTGGCGGAGATCCTGAAGGCGCACCTGCGCTCGACCGATCTCGCCGCCCGGTACGGCGGGGAGGAGTTCGCCGTGCTGCTGCCCGACACCGTCGGCGACGCGGCGATGCGCACCGCGGAACGGGTGCGGGCGGCACTGTCCGCCGCGCCGTTCGAGTTCCAGGGCCACTCGGTGCGGGTCACCGCGAGCCTGGGCGTGGTCGCCTATCCCGAGCACGGCCTGACCACCGCGGAGCTGGTACGCCGGGCCGACGCCGCGCTCTACACCGCCAAGCGGGCCGGCCGCGACCGCGTGCACGGCCCACCCGCGCCCTGA
- a CDS encoding VOC family protein, whose translation MSSSRDGAADAVTPPAMDMKVEVVVIPVADVDRALAFYRGLGWRLDADYEAGPKFRIVQLTPPGSACSVHLGRGLTPAAPGSVQGTYLVVADLEAARADLLGRGVEVSGVFHNTYDNGFQERVDGPAPDGRSYASFATFTDPDGNGWLMQEVKQRAPGR comes from the coding sequence ATGAGCAGTTCGCGCGACGGCGCGGCGGACGCCGTCACCCCGCCGGCGATGGACATGAAGGTCGAGGTCGTCGTCATCCCGGTGGCGGACGTCGACCGTGCCCTCGCCTTCTACCGCGGCCTGGGGTGGCGGCTCGACGCGGACTACGAGGCCGGGCCGAAGTTCCGGATAGTGCAGCTGACGCCACCCGGCTCGGCGTGCTCGGTCCACTTGGGCCGCGGCCTCACCCCGGCCGCGCCGGGCTCCGTCCAGGGCACCTACCTCGTCGTCGCGGACCTCGAGGCGGCCCGCGCCGACCTGCTCGGCAGGGGTGTCGAGGTGAGCGGGGTCTTCCACAACACCTATGACAACGGGTTCCAGGAGCGGGTGGACGGTCCGGCTCCCGACGGGCGCAGTTACGCCTCGTTCGCCACGTTCACCGACCCGGACGGCAACGGGTGGCTGATGCAGGAGGTCAAGCAGCGGGCCCCGGGACGGTGA
- a CDS encoding thioredoxin, whose protein sequence is MSVTFERVELSAFDGATEWLGPEPSGRPELRGRAVLVDFWTLTCINWLRAQPYVRAWSQTYRDDGLVVVGVHTPEFSFERDSDLIRQAVAAREIDYPVAVDNDYAVWQVFDNHYWPALYFVDGDGVVRDQHFGEGRYERSEQVIQRLLGVERELVSTLVEGRGVEAEADWQHLRSPETYLGYARGENFASPGRIAYDESRAYELPEELRLNQWALAGQWTVGRENVLLDRPGGTVACRFHARDAHLVLSSGGGAPIPFRVLVDGQAPGGSHGVDVDGNGDGVLQEGRLYQLVREQGAVRERTLEITFGEPGAEVYAFTFG, encoded by the coding sequence ATGTCTGTCACGTTCGAGCGGGTGGAACTGTCCGCGTTCGACGGGGCGACCGAGTGGCTCGGCCCCGAGCCGAGCGGTCGCCCCGAGTTGCGCGGTCGTGCCGTCCTGGTGGACTTCTGGACGTTGACCTGCATCAACTGGCTGCGCGCGCAGCCGTACGTCCGGGCCTGGTCGCAGACCTACCGCGACGACGGGCTGGTCGTCGTCGGCGTGCACACCCCCGAGTTCTCGTTCGAACGCGACAGCGACCTGATCCGGCAGGCGGTGGCGGCACGGGAGATCGACTACCCGGTCGCCGTCGACAACGACTACGCGGTCTGGCAGGTGTTCGACAACCACTACTGGCCGGCGCTCTACTTCGTCGACGGCGACGGCGTCGTGCGTGACCAGCACTTCGGCGAGGGCCGGTACGAACGGTCGGAGCAGGTGATCCAGCGGCTGCTCGGCGTGGAGCGCGAGCTGGTCTCGACCCTCGTCGAAGGCCGCGGGGTGGAGGCGGAGGCGGACTGGCAGCACCTGCGCTCGCCCGAGACGTATCTCGGCTACGCGCGCGGCGAGAACTTCGCCTCGCCCGGCCGGATCGCCTACGACGAGTCCCGTGCCTACGAGCTGCCCGAAGAGCTGCGCCTCAATCAGTGGGCGCTGGCCGGCCAGTGGACGGTAGGGCGCGAGAACGTCCTGCTCGACCGGCCTGGCGGAACCGTGGCCTGCCGGTTCCACGCGCGCGACGCGCACCTCGTCCTGTCGTCGGGCGGCGGCGCGCCCATCCCGTTCCGGGTGCTCGTGGACGGCCAGGCTCCGGGCGGCTCGCACGGCGTGGACGTCGACGGCAACGGCGACGGGGTGCTCCAGGAGGGCCGGCTCTACCAGCTCGTACGCGAGCAGGGCGCCGTCCGCGAGCGGACCCTGGAGATCACGTTCGGCGAGCCAGGCGCCGAGGTGTACGCGTTCACGTTCGGCTGA
- a CDS encoding elongation factor G yields the protein MSLRTLNLGILAHVDAGKTSLTERLLYAAGVIDAVGSVDAGTTQTDSLALERQRGITIRSAVAALRIGDTAVNIIDTPGHPDFIAEVDRVLGVLDGAVLVVSAVEGVQPQTRLLMRALRRLAVPTLIFINKIDRRGADAGRTLTELVRRLDVTAAPMTRVSRPGERDAVAEPDTRTLADVLTGQSEALLAAYVADESCLTPRRLRAELAAQTARCAVHPVFAGSAMTGAGVEALMAGLTDLLPASAGDPTAGPRGRIFKIERGPAGEKVAYVRMFDGTLRLRDHPTGGRDRITALHLLEHGAWVPRDGVTAGGIAKLRGLTAVHVGDAIGAADGLPAHHFAPPMLEALLVPADPADGARLRSALAQLAEQDPLINVRADENLGTAVSLYGEVQKEVIRATLAAEFGVEADFRETTTLCVERPAGVGEAVERLNTPSNPYQATIGLRVEPAPPGSGVQVRVPVDYRFAPLYVYRTLEVFKESMGEYIRDALRAGPRGWPVTDCVVTMTESRYSVADGPPSLRGPDSTAADFRKLTPVVLTQALAESGTTLCEPLARVTLDIPVWALGPVLSVLSRLQAVVADQVVRGDEMTVVATLTAAHAQELRRVLPETTGGEGVLESAFAGYRPVRGALPNRRRAGSPGA from the coding sequence TTGTCGCTCCGTACGCTCAATCTCGGGATCTTGGCCCATGTCGACGCCGGTAAGACGTCGCTGACCGAGCGGCTGCTCTATGCGGCCGGGGTCATCGACGCGGTCGGCAGTGTCGACGCCGGCACGACGCAGACCGACTCGCTGGCGCTGGAACGCCAGCGGGGCATCACGATCCGGTCAGCCGTGGCGGCGCTGCGGATCGGTGACACCGCGGTCAACATCATCGACACCCCGGGGCACCCGGACTTCATCGCTGAGGTGGACCGTGTCCTCGGCGTGCTCGACGGGGCGGTGCTCGTCGTGTCGGCCGTGGAGGGTGTGCAGCCGCAGACCCGGCTGCTCATGCGCGCGCTGCGGCGGCTCGCCGTGCCGACGCTGATCTTCATCAACAAGATCGACCGGCGTGGCGCCGACGCCGGACGCACCCTCACCGAGCTGGTGCGCCGCCTCGACGTGACAGCCGCGCCGATGACGCGGGTGTCGCGGCCCGGCGAACGCGACGCGGTGGCCGAGCCGGACACCCGGACCCTCGCCGACGTGCTCACCGGCCAGAGCGAGGCGCTGCTGGCCGCGTACGTCGCGGACGAGTCCTGCCTGACGCCCCGCCGGCTGCGCGCGGAACTCGCCGCGCAGACGGCCCGGTGCGCGGTGCACCCGGTCTTCGCCGGGTCGGCGATGACCGGCGCGGGAGTCGAGGCGCTCATGGCAGGTCTGACGGACCTGCTGCCCGCGTCGGCCGGCGACCCCACGGCGGGGCCGCGCGGGCGGATCTTCAAGATCGAGCGCGGGCCGGCGGGGGAAAAGGTCGCCTACGTGCGCATGTTCGACGGGACCCTGCGCCTGCGGGACCACCCGACCGGCGGCCGGGACCGGATCACGGCGCTGCACCTGCTGGAGCACGGCGCCTGGGTGCCACGCGACGGCGTCACCGCGGGCGGCATCGCGAAGCTGCGCGGCCTGACCGCCGTGCACGTCGGCGACGCCATCGGCGCGGCGGACGGCCTGCCCGCGCACCACTTCGCCCCGCCCATGCTCGAAGCGCTGCTCGTGCCCGCGGACCCCGCCGACGGCGCGCGGCTGCGCTCGGCGCTGGCCCAGTTGGCCGAGCAGGACCCGCTGATCAACGTACGGGCTGACGAGAACCTGGGCACGGCGGTCTCGCTCTACGGCGAGGTGCAGAAGGAGGTCATCCGGGCGACCCTGGCCGCCGAGTTCGGCGTCGAGGCCGACTTCCGGGAGACGACGACACTGTGCGTCGAGCGCCCGGCGGGCGTCGGCGAGGCGGTGGAGCGGCTCAACACACCGTCCAACCCGTACCAGGCGACCATCGGGTTGCGAGTCGAGCCTGCGCCGCCGGGTTCCGGCGTGCAGGTGCGGGTGCCGGTGGACTACCGGTTCGCGCCGCTGTACGTGTACCGCACCCTTGAGGTGTTCAAGGAGAGCATGGGGGAGTACATCCGGGACGCGCTGCGCGCGGGCCCGCGCGGCTGGCCGGTGACCGACTGCGTGGTGACGATGACCGAGTCCCGGTACAGCGTCGCGGACGGGCCGCCCTCGCTGCGCGGGCCGGACAGCACGGCCGCGGACTTCCGCAAGCTGACCCCGGTGGTGCTGACGCAGGCGCTGGCCGAGTCCGGTACCACCCTGTGCGAGCCGCTGGCCCGGGTGACCCTCGACATCCCGGTCTGGGCGCTCGGCCCGGTCCTCAGCGTGCTCAGCAGGCTCCAGGCCGTCGTGGCCGACCAGGTCGTGCGCGGCGACGAGATGACCGTCGTCGCGACGCTGACCGCCGCGCACGCGCAGGAACTGCGCCGGGTGCTGCCGGAGACGACCGGCGGCGAAGGGGTGCTGGAGTCGGCGTTCGCGGGCTACCGGCCGGTGCGCGGAGCGCTGCCGAACCGGCGGCGCGCGGGTTCGCCCGGGGCGTGA
- a CDS encoding antibiotic biosynthesis monooxygenase, whose product MTSSNGAVPVTIAITRRADPSHAREMIAWMRAGTTLAEEFPGFLGAGWVRPGPGSTEWHMLYRFADADALRTWEESSQRQWWLSSAQGIVEHARTERRTGIEGWFDPPQEHSIEEARTPAPPRWKQAVTIWLVFFPLSLLANVLVVRYLAGAPLVVRTLASTLCLTPLMTYVMLPWITRTLEWWLHGRPAPWRAASR is encoded by the coding sequence ATGACCAGCAGCAACGGCGCCGTACCGGTGACCATCGCCATCACGCGCCGCGCCGACCCCTCCCACGCCCGGGAGATGATCGCGTGGATGCGGGCGGGCACGACGCTGGCCGAGGAGTTTCCCGGGTTCCTGGGGGCGGGGTGGGTGCGGCCCGGGCCCGGCTCCACCGAGTGGCACATGCTCTACCGGTTTGCCGACGCCGACGCGCTGCGGACCTGGGAGGAGTCGTCGCAGCGGCAGTGGTGGCTGTCGTCGGCCCAGGGCATCGTCGAGCACGCCCGCACCGAACGGCGCACCGGCATCGAGGGCTGGTTCGACCCGCCGCAGGAGCACAGCATCGAGGAGGCGCGTACGCCCGCGCCGCCGCGGTGGAAGCAGGCGGTCACCATCTGGCTGGTGTTCTTCCCGCTCAGCCTGCTCGCCAACGTGCTGGTGGTGCGATACCTGGCCGGGGCACCGCTCGTGGTCCGGACCCTGGCCAGCACCCTGTGCCTGACCCCGCTGATGACCTACGTGATGCTGCCGTGGATCACCCGGACGCTGGAGTGGTGGCTGCACGGCCGCCCGGCCCCCTGGCGTGCCGCGAGCCGGTAG
- a CDS encoding SDR family NAD(P)-dependent oxidoreductase — MEVSISTPFGATSTAAEVIAGVDLTGRTAIVTGGSSGLGVETARALAGAGAAVTLAVRDTAAGERVAQDLIAATGNSRIRVAPLDLADQRSVAAFAAAWSGPLHTLVANAGIMATPLLRTPQGWELQFATNHLGHFALATGLHPALAAAGGARIVSVSSVGHVNSDVDFDDIHFTHRPYDPWLAYGQSKTANILFAVEAAKRWAADGITANALNPGRITGTNLGRHIDGLAAAPASFAPASTDVSWKDAEQGAATSVLLAGSPLVDGVTGRYFEDCQVAVPHRPGVRRGVAAYALDPVAAARLWQVSTDMITDAAR; from the coding sequence GTGGAAGTTTCCATCAGCACGCCGTTCGGGGCCACCTCGACCGCCGCCGAGGTCATCGCCGGGGTCGACCTGACCGGGCGGACCGCGATCGTCACCGGCGGGTCGTCCGGCCTCGGTGTCGAGACCGCTCGCGCGCTGGCCGGGGCCGGCGCCGCGGTCACCCTAGCGGTCCGCGACACGGCCGCCGGCGAGCGCGTCGCCCAGGACCTGATCGCGGCGACCGGTAACAGCCGCATCCGGGTCGCCCCGCTGGACCTGGCCGACCAGCGGTCGGTGGCCGCCTTCGCCGCGGCGTGGTCCGGGCCGCTGCACACGCTGGTCGCCAACGCCGGGATCATGGCCACTCCCCTGCTGCGTACGCCGCAGGGCTGGGAACTGCAGTTCGCGACCAACCACCTCGGCCACTTCGCGCTGGCGACCGGCCTGCACCCGGCCCTGGCCGCGGCGGGCGGCGCGCGGATCGTGTCGGTCAGCTCCGTCGGGCACGTCAACAGCGACGTCGACTTCGACGACATCCACTTCACGCACCGGCCGTACGACCCGTGGCTGGCCTACGGCCAGTCGAAGACCGCGAACATCCTGTTCGCGGTCGAGGCCGCCAAGCGCTGGGCCGCCGACGGCATCACCGCCAACGCCCTGAACCCCGGCCGGATCACCGGCACGAACCTGGGCCGGCACATCGACGGCCTCGCCGCCGCGCCCGCGTCGTTCGCGCCGGCCAGCACCGACGTGTCCTGGAAGGACGCCGAACAGGGCGCGGCGACCTCGGTCCTGCTGGCCGGATCGCCGCTGGTCGACGGCGTCACGGGGCGCTACTTCGAGGACTGCCAGGTGGCCGTCCCGCACCGGCCGGGCGTACGCCGTGGTGTGGCCGCCTACGCCCTCGACCCCGTGGCCGCCGCGCGCCTCTGGCAGGTCTCCACCGACATGATCACCGATGCGGCCCGCTGA